CGGCCACGGCCACAGCTTCAAGACGATCAGCCCCGCGACCGAGGAGGTGCTCGCCGAGGTCGCCGAGGCGGACGCCGCCGACGTCGACCGCGCCGTGAAGGCCGCTCGCCGCGCGCACAGCCGGGTCTGGGGCCGGATGCCGGGCCGGGAGCGCGCCAAGTACCTCTTCCGGATCGCGAGGATCCTCCAGGAGCGCGGGCGCGAGCTCGCGGTGCTCGAGTCGATCGACAACGGCAAGCCGATCAAGGAGACCCGCGACGTCGACGTGCCGATCGCCGCCGCGCACTTCTTCTACTACGCCGGCTGGGCCGACAAGCTGGAGTACTCCGGCTACGGGAGCCAGAGCCTCGGCGTCGCGGCCCAGGTGATCCCCTGGAACTTCCCGTTGCTGATGCTGGCCTGGAAGATCGCACCGGCGCTGGCCTGTGGCAACACGATCGTGCTCAAGCCGGCCGAGACCACGCCCCTCACCGCGCTGCTCTTCGCCGAGATCTGCCAGCAGGCCGAGCTGCCGCCCGGCGTCGTCAACATCATCACCGGCGCCGGCGAGACCGGCCGGGCGTTGGTCTCGCACCCGGACGTCGACAAGGTCGCCTTCACCGGCTCGACCGAGGTCGGCCGGGCGATCGCGCAGGCGGTCGCCGGCTCGCAGAAGCGGGTGACGCTGGAGCTCGGCGGCAAGGCCGCCAACATCGTCTTCGAGGACGCCGCGCTCGACCAGGCCGTCGAGGGCATCGTGAACGGCATCTTCTTCAACCAGGGCCACGTGT
This genomic window from Nocardioides cynanchi contains:
- a CDS encoding aldehyde dehydrogenase family protein, which gives rise to MAKKSNPFEYAPALESRSIVDISPSYGLFVDGEFVDGHGHSFKTISPATEEVLAEVAEADAADVDRAVKAARRAHSRVWGRMPGRERAKYLFRIARILQERGRELAVLESIDNGKPIKETRDVDVPIAAAHFFYYAGWADKLEYSGYGSQSLGVAAQVIPWNFPLLMLAWKIAPALACGNTIVLKPAETTPLTALLFAEICQQAELPPGVVNIITGAGETGRALVSHPDVDKVAFTGSTEVGRAIAQAVAGSQKRVTLELGGKAANIVFEDAALDQAVEGIVNGIFFNQGHVCCAGSRLLVQESVADDVLARLKRRMATLRLGDPLDKNTDIGAINSAEQLAKIRELSDIGEQEGAGRWSPPCELPDHGFWFPPTIFTGVTQAHRIAREEIFGPVLSVLTFRTPAEAVAKANNSPYGLSAGIWTEKGSLILKMASSLRAGVVWANTFNKFDPTSPFGGYKESGYGREGGRHGLEGYLK